In a genomic window of Streptomyces katrae:
- a CDS encoding gamma-aminobutyraldehyde dehydrogenase, whose translation MTTELRRLRNYIGGEFKDAADGRTTEVVNPATGEVYATAPLSGQADVDAAMAAAAAAFPAWRDTTPSERQKALLKIADAFEARAEELVAAESENTGKPLGLTASEELPPMVDQIRFFAGAARLLEGRSAGEYMEGMTSIIRREPVGVCAQVAPWNYPMMMAVWKFAPAIAAGNTVVLKPSDTTPASTVLMAEIIDSILPKGVFNVVCGDRETGKAMVEHSTPAMASITGSVRAGMQVAESASKDVKRVHLELGGKAPVVVFEDADLAKAVEDIAVAGYFNAGQDCTAATRVLVHESIHDEFVAALAKAAAETKTGQPDDEDVLYGPLNNPNQLKQVAGFIERLPAHAKVEAGGHQVGEKGFFYAPTVVSGLKQDDEIIQNEVFGPVITVQSFSDEAQALEYANGVEFALASSVWTKDHGRAMRMSKNLDFGCVWINTHIPLVAEMPHGGFKKSGYGKDLSAYGFEDYTRIKHVMTSLDG comes from the coding sequence GTGACCACCGAACTGCGTCGTCTGCGCAACTACATCGGCGGGGAGTTCAAGGACGCCGCCGACGGGCGGACCACCGAGGTGGTCAACCCGGCCACCGGCGAGGTGTACGCGACCGCCCCGCTGTCGGGGCAGGCCGATGTGGACGCCGCCATGGCCGCCGCCGCTGCCGCCTTCCCGGCCTGGCGCGACACCACCCCCTCCGAGCGGCAGAAGGCCCTCCTGAAGATCGCGGACGCCTTCGAGGCGCGTGCGGAGGAGCTGGTCGCCGCCGAGTCGGAGAACACCGGCAAGCCGCTGGGCCTGACGGCCAGCGAGGAGCTGCCGCCGATGGTGGACCAGATCCGCTTCTTCGCGGGCGCCGCGCGCCTGCTGGAGGGCCGCTCGGCCGGCGAGTACATGGAGGGGATGACCTCGATCATCCGCCGTGAGCCGGTCGGCGTCTGCGCCCAGGTCGCGCCGTGGAACTACCCGATGATGATGGCCGTGTGGAAGTTCGCCCCGGCGATCGCCGCGGGCAACACCGTCGTCCTCAAGCCCTCCGACACCACCCCGGCCTCCACGGTGCTGATGGCGGAGATCATCGACTCGATCCTGCCCAAGGGCGTCTTCAACGTCGTCTGCGGCGACCGCGAGACCGGCAAGGCCATGGTCGAGCACTCCACCCCGGCGATGGCCTCCATCACCGGCTCGGTGCGCGCCGGCATGCAGGTCGCCGAGAGCGCCTCCAAGGACGTCAAGCGCGTCCACCTGGAGCTCGGCGGCAAGGCCCCGGTCGTGGTCTTCGAGGACGCCGACCTGGCCAAGGCCGTCGAGGACATCGCCGTCGCCGGCTACTTCAACGCCGGCCAGGACTGCACCGCCGCCACCCGCGTGCTCGTGCACGAGTCGATCCACGACGAGTTCGTCGCCGCGCTCGCCAAGGCCGCCGCGGAGACCAAGACCGGTCAGCCGGACGACGAGGACGTGCTCTACGGCCCGCTGAACAACCCCAACCAGCTGAAGCAGGTCGCGGGCTTCATCGAGCGCCTGCCCGCCCACGCCAAGGTCGAGGCGGGCGGCCACCAGGTCGGCGAGAAGGGCTTCTTCTACGCCCCGACCGTGGTCTCGGGCCTGAAGCAGGACGACGAGATCATCCAGAACGAGGTCTTCGGCCCCGTCATCACCGTCCAGTCCTTCTCGGACGAGGCCCAGGCGCTGGAGTACGCGAACGGCGTCGAGTTCGCCCTCGCCTCCTCCGTCTGGACCAAGGACCACGGCCGCGCGATGCGCATGTCCAAGAACCTCGACTTCGGCTGCGTGTGGATCAACACCCACATCCCGCTCGTCGCCGAGATGCCCCACGGCGGCTTCAAGAAGTCCGGCTACGGCAAGGACCTCTCCGCCTACGGCTTCGAGGACTACACCCGCATCAAGCACGTGATGACCTCGCTCGACGGCTGA
- a CDS encoding polyamine ABC transporter substrate-binding protein: MPELPFSRRAALRGLGAAGLLAALTGCGVPAAYVPEDRRQGQDLSEQERSLAFSNWPLYIDTDDEDEEKRPTLDAFTGKTGIAVRYTEEINDNDEFFGKVSPALMNHQATGHDLVVVSDWMAARFVHLGWAQKMDRSAQANVAKNLDPQLRSPAFDQGRLHTVPWQSGITGIAYNRKALGREIKSVQDLWHPDLAGKVTLFSGLDESFALLMQGNGTDTTRWTEADFHRMCDQVESMVKKKHIRRFTGNDYTSDLGKGDVLACQAYSGDAIQLKADNPDIEFVVPEEGAELWAESLLIPNLARHKTNAEALVDYYYDPAVAAELAAAVNYVCPVPAAREVLAASPDKKTAELAQNPLIFPDDDMRKRLVVARDISSAERRTFAPRWNAIVGL; the protein is encoded by the coding sequence ATGCCTGAACTCCCCTTCTCCCGCCGCGCGGCGCTGCGCGGCCTCGGTGCCGCGGGCCTGCTGGCCGCCCTCACCGGCTGTGGTGTCCCCGCCGCCTACGTCCCGGAGGACCGCAGGCAGGGCCAGGACCTCTCGGAACAGGAGCGGAGCCTGGCCTTCTCCAACTGGCCGCTGTACATAGACACCGACGACGAGGACGAGGAGAAGCGCCCGACGCTGGACGCCTTCACCGGGAAGACCGGCATCGCGGTCCGGTACACCGAGGAGATCAACGACAACGACGAGTTCTTCGGCAAGGTCAGCCCGGCCCTGATGAACCACCAGGCGACCGGCCACGACCTGGTGGTGGTCAGCGACTGGATGGCCGCCCGCTTCGTCCACCTGGGCTGGGCCCAGAAGATGGACCGCTCGGCGCAGGCCAACGTGGCGAAGAACCTGGACCCGCAGCTGCGTTCCCCCGCCTTCGACCAGGGCCGGCTGCACACCGTCCCCTGGCAGTCCGGGATCACCGGCATCGCCTACAACCGCAAGGCGCTGGGCCGGGAGATCAAGTCCGTCCAGGACCTGTGGCACCCGGACCTGGCGGGCAAGGTGACCCTCTTCTCCGGTCTCGACGAGTCCTTCGCCCTGCTGATGCAGGGCAACGGCACCGACACCACCCGCTGGACCGAAGCCGACTTCCACCGGATGTGCGACCAGGTCGAGAGCATGGTGAAGAAGAAGCACATCCGCCGCTTCACCGGCAACGACTACACCTCCGATCTCGGCAAGGGCGACGTCCTGGCCTGCCAGGCCTACTCCGGTGACGCCATCCAGCTGAAGGCCGACAACCCCGACATCGAGTTCGTGGTCCCCGAGGAGGGGGCCGAGCTGTGGGCGGAGAGCCTGCTCATCCCCAACCTCGCCCGCCACAAGACCAACGCGGAGGCGCTGGTCGACTACTACTACGACCCGGCGGTGGCGGCGGAGCTGGCGGCGGCGGTCAACTACGTCTGCCCGGTCCCCGCCGCCCGCGAGGTCCTGGCCGCCTCCCCGGACAAGAAGACCGCCGAACTGGCCCAGAACCCGCTGATCTTCCCGGACGACGACATGCGCAAGCGCCTGGTCGTGGCCCGGGACATCTCCTCGGCCGAACGCCGCACCTTCGCCCCGCGCTGGAACGCCATCGTCGGACTGTGA
- a CDS encoding serine hydrolase domain-containing protein — protein sequence MKTRTRTLVATALVLGIAAGPVAAAQAAPAPAPVPASASASVPSPVFSAPPDAAALRKAIEGVGPQNKDATAALVRVGGTSGIWRGSAGVADVRSGRAAVEDARFRAGSVTKTFTAAVVLQLAAEGRVDLDRPVQDYLPGLLPGFEPVKVRQLLDYTSGLQSADGPGDAFEDEYAHRFDLVDPHALIANAVAKGPEFRPGKKQRYSNIHYTVLGVLIEKLTGTTYEKAVGDRIIKPLGLHHTSFPSRTQNRIPGPYNHGYQAVRQADGSRSLVDVSDWNSSSNWAAGDLISTTADLERFTTALFGGRVVPRAQLEEMFTVPDVPDAESKTGEHAVQTAGLKEFTLPGGTKLYGKTGSRYGYSTVIGGTRDLSRTLVYSVNSTDAKGRDMNAVAYGIIGAAFAK from the coding sequence ATGAAGACACGTACGCGCACGCTCGTCGCCACCGCTCTGGTCCTGGGCATCGCCGCCGGACCGGTGGCCGCCGCCCAGGCCGCTCCGGCGCCGGCTCCGGTACCGGCGTCGGCGTCCGCGTCGGTCCCGTCCCCGGTCTTCTCCGCCCCGCCGGACGCGGCGGCGCTGCGGAAGGCGATCGAGGGGGTCGGGCCGCAGAACAAGGACGCCACGGCCGCACTGGTCCGGGTGGGCGGTACCAGCGGCATCTGGCGCGGCAGCGCCGGCGTGGCGGACGTCCGCAGCGGGCGCGCGGCGGTGGAGGACGCCCGCTTCCGGGCCGGGTCGGTGACCAAGACCTTCACGGCGGCGGTGGTGCTCCAGCTGGCCGCCGAGGGCAGGGTGGACCTGGACCGGCCGGTGCAGGACTACCTGCCGGGGCTGCTGCCCGGCTTCGAGCCGGTGAAGGTGCGGCAGCTGCTGGACTACACGAGCGGGCTGCAGTCCGCCGACGGCCCCGGAGACGCCTTCGAGGACGAGTACGCCCACCGCTTCGACCTGGTCGACCCGCACGCGCTCATCGCCAACGCGGTGGCCAAGGGGCCGGAGTTCAGGCCCGGGAAGAAGCAGCGGTACAGCAACATCCACTACACGGTGCTGGGCGTGCTGATCGAGAAGCTGACGGGCACGACGTACGAGAAGGCCGTCGGGGACCGGATCATCAAGCCGCTGGGCCTGCACCACACCTCGTTCCCGTCCCGTACCCAGAACCGCATACCGGGCCCGTACAACCACGGCTACCAGGCGGTGCGGCAGGCCGACGGCAGCCGTTCGCTGGTCGACGTGTCGGACTGGAACTCCTCGTCCAACTGGGCGGCGGGGGACCTGATATCGACGACGGCGGACCTGGAGCGGTTCACGACGGCGCTGTTCGGCGGCCGGGTGGTGCCCAGGGCGCAGCTGGAGGAGATGTTCACCGTCCCCGATGTGCCGGACGCCGAGAGCAAGACCGGCGAGCACGCGGTGCAGACGGCCGGCCTGAAGGAGTTCACCCTTCCGGGCGGCACGAAGCTCTACGGCAAGACGGGCTCCCGCTACGGCTACAGCACGGTCATCGGCGGCACCCGCGACCTGTCGCGCACCCTGGTCTACTCGGTGAACTCCACCGACGCCAAGGGCCGGGACATGAACGCGGTGGCCTACGGCATCATCGGCGCGGCCTTCGCCAAGTAG
- a CDS encoding response regulator, producing MTIRVVVADDQELVRSGFAMILDVQEDIEVVAEVGDGAAAVDAVERLSPDVALLDVRMPVLDGIEACRAISARGACRTVMLTTFDSDEYVYEALHAGASGFLLKDVRRDDLVHAVRVVAAGESLLAPSVARRLIEEYTAATARPPALPAQAAQRLEVLTARERETLLHLGRGLSNAEIAAALVVSEHTVKSHVGNVLAKLGLRDRIQAVICAYETGLIAAGSAGPSRVSPSGE from the coding sequence GTGACGATCCGTGTGGTGGTGGCCGACGACCAGGAGCTGGTGCGCAGCGGCTTCGCGATGATCCTGGACGTCCAGGAGGACATCGAGGTCGTGGCGGAGGTCGGGGACGGGGCGGCGGCCGTGGACGCGGTGGAGCGGCTCTCCCCCGATGTGGCGCTGCTGGACGTCCGGATGCCGGTGCTGGACGGGATCGAGGCCTGCCGGGCGATCTCGGCGCGGGGCGCGTGCCGGACGGTGATGCTGACGACCTTCGACTCGGACGAGTACGTCTACGAGGCGCTGCACGCGGGGGCGAGCGGGTTCCTGCTGAAGGACGTGCGGCGGGACGACCTGGTGCACGCGGTGCGGGTGGTGGCGGCGGGCGAGTCGCTGCTGGCGCCGTCGGTGGCGCGGCGGCTGATCGAGGAGTACACGGCGGCGACGGCCCGGCCCCCGGCCCTGCCCGCCCAGGCGGCGCAGCGGCTGGAGGTGCTGACGGCCCGCGAGCGGGAGACGCTGCTGCACCTGGGGCGGGGGCTGTCGAACGCGGAGATCGCGGCGGCGCTGGTGGTGAGCGAGCACACGGTGAAGTCGCACGTGGGGAACGTGCTGGCGAAGCTGGGTCTGCGGGACCGGATCCAGGCGGTGATCTGCGCCTACGAGACGGGGCTGATCGCGGCGGGCTCGGCGGGTCCCTCTCGGGTATCTCCCTCTGGGGAGTGA
- a CDS encoding sensor histidine kinase yields the protein MRHGLGERLRERVLRADPRWRDAGLTLLVQVAATIPFVVPRDPADSPATWTAYLLTTAGNVPLLWRRRAPVAALLGVIAAGSVYRLALDGPGQPLPYAGLVCVYSLALLRPARERLAAAAALVVVIAVSVGLNTGTARELLFSLFVFAAAFALGRLQATRLAYTAAVEDRAAQLERANRIEAEQAAARERARIAREMHDILSHAVSIMVVQAEAGPVAVRRAPERAEAAFEAIAGTGRDAMAQLRTMLGVLRTQEAAPRAPQPGIGELGALVDRVRASGLAVSYERTGEVRELPAALEATVHRVVQEALTNVVKHAGASAVDVRLEYGPRELAVRVVDDGRGPGEGAAGGHGLIGIRERAAAHGGTAWTGPGADGRGFTVLVTSPLEVGT from the coding sequence GTGAGGCACGGGCTCGGCGAGCGGCTGCGCGAGCGGGTCCTGCGGGCGGATCCGCGCTGGCGGGACGCGGGGCTGACGCTGCTGGTGCAGGTGGCGGCGACCATCCCGTTCGTGGTGCCCCGCGACCCGGCGGACTCCCCGGCGACCTGGACGGCGTACCTGCTGACGACGGCGGGGAACGTGCCGCTGCTGTGGCGGCGCCGGGCTCCCGTGGCGGCGCTGCTGGGGGTGATCGCGGCCGGTTCGGTCTACCGGCTGGCGCTGGACGGTCCCGGGCAGCCGCTGCCGTACGCCGGGCTGGTCTGCGTCTATTCGCTCGCGCTGCTGCGGCCGGCGCGGGAGCGGCTGGCGGCCGCGGCGGCCCTGGTCGTGGTGATCGCGGTGTCCGTCGGGCTCAACACCGGTACGGCCAGGGAGCTGCTGTTCTCGCTGTTCGTGTTCGCGGCGGCGTTCGCGCTCGGCCGGCTCCAGGCCACGCGCCTGGCGTACACGGCGGCGGTGGAGGACCGGGCGGCGCAGCTGGAGCGGGCGAACCGGATCGAGGCGGAGCAGGCGGCGGCGCGCGAACGGGCGCGCATCGCGCGGGAGATGCACGACATCCTCTCGCACGCCGTCAGCATCATGGTGGTGCAGGCGGAGGCCGGGCCGGTGGCGGTCCGCCGGGCCCCGGAGCGGGCGGAGGCTGCGTTCGAGGCGATCGCGGGGACGGGGCGGGACGCGATGGCGCAGCTGCGGACGATGCTGGGCGTGCTGCGGACGCAGGAGGCGGCTCCGCGCGCTCCGCAGCCGGGGATCGGTGAGCTCGGGGCGCTGGTGGACCGGGTGCGGGCGAGCGGGCTGGCGGTGTCGTACGAGCGGACGGGCGAGGTGCGCGAGCTGCCGGCGGCGCTGGAGGCGACGGTGCACCGGGTGGTGCAGGAGGCGCTGACCAACGTGGTGAAGCACGCGGGGGCCTCGGCGGTGGACGTGCGTCTGGAGTACGGGCCGCGGGAGCTGGCGGTCCGGGTCGTGGACGACGGCCGGGGGCCGGGCGAGGGCGCCGCGGGCGGGCACGGGCTGATCGGGATCCGCGAGCGGGCGGCGGCGCACGGCGGGACGGCGTGGACCGGCCCGGGTGCCGACGGGCGCGGTTTCACGGTGCTTGTAACCTCGCCGCTGGAGGTGGGGACGTGA
- a CDS encoding glycerophosphodiester phosphodiesterase, whose translation MGVMSTLTAVGHRGDPYRVRENTLASIGSAFARGADAVEVDVRLTRDGVPVLLHDETLERLWGHDVRLDAVTAPQLKELAGGAVPTLREALMAAGAGRLMIDLPGATFEAVRTVVDLVRECGARDRTYYCAGPDTMLAVRAADPGAEIALTWTTLSPPRRVLIDAVSPRWLNYRFGLVTRELTDALHRDGLLVSAWTPDTKRSMRALLRAGVDSVTTNRLDALAAVRAELGR comes from the coding sequence ATGGGGGTCATGAGCACCCTGACTGCCGTCGGCCACCGCGGCGATCCCTACCGAGTCCGTGAGAACACCCTCGCCTCCATCGGCTCCGCGTTCGCGCGCGGGGCCGACGCGGTGGAGGTGGACGTGCGGCTGACCCGCGACGGCGTGCCGGTCCTGCTGCACGACGAGACGCTGGAGCGGCTGTGGGGCCACGACGTGCGGCTCGACGCCGTGACGGCCCCGCAGCTGAAGGAGCTCGCCGGGGGCGCGGTCCCCACCCTGCGCGAGGCGCTGATGGCGGCCGGGGCCGGCCGGCTGATGATCGACCTGCCCGGGGCCACGTTCGAGGCGGTGCGGACCGTCGTCGACCTGGTGCGCGAGTGCGGCGCCCGTGACCGTACGTACTACTGCGCGGGGCCGGACACCATGCTGGCGGTGCGCGCCGCCGACCCGGGCGCGGAGATCGCACTGACCTGGACGACGCTGTCCCCGCCGCGCCGGGTGCTGATCGACGCGGTGTCCCCGCGCTGGCTCAACTACCGCTTCGGGCTGGTCACCCGGGAGCTCACGGACGCCCTGCACCGGGACGGGCTGCTGGTGTCGGCGTGGACCCCGGACACCAAGCGGTCGATGCGCGCCCTCCTGCGGGCCGGGGTGGACTCCGTCACCACGAACAGGCTGGACGCGCTGGCCGCCGTACGGGCCGAGCTCGGGCGGTGA
- a CDS encoding adenosine deaminase, translating into MSDLHPFIAGLPKAELHVHHVGSASPRIVAELASRHPDSKVPTDPEALADYFTFTDFAHFIEVYLSVVDLVRTPDDVRTLTFEVARDMARQNIRYAELTITPYSSTRRGIDERAFMEAIEDARKAAESELGVILRWCFDIPGEAGLEAAEETARLAVDLRPEGLVSFGLGGPEIGVPRPQFKPYFDRARAAGLHSVPHAGETTGPETVWDAIRELGAERIGHGTSAAQDPELLAYLAEHRIALEVCPTSNIATRAVTDLDRHPVKQMVEAGVLVTINSDDPPMFGTDLNNEYAVAARLLGLDERGLAQLAKNAVEASFLDPAGKARLTAEIDAYTAEWLAR; encoded by the coding sequence ATGTCCGACCTGCACCCCTTCATCGCGGGGCTGCCCAAGGCCGAACTCCACGTCCACCACGTCGGCTCTGCGTCCCCCCGCATCGTGGCCGAACTCGCCTCCCGCCACCCCGACTCCAAGGTCCCCACCGACCCCGAGGCCCTGGCCGACTACTTCACCTTCACCGACTTCGCGCACTTCATCGAGGTCTACCTGTCGGTCGTCGACCTGGTCCGCACCCCCGACGACGTGCGCACGCTGACCTTCGAAGTCGCCCGCGACATGGCCCGGCAGAACATCCGCTACGCCGAACTGACCATCACCCCCTACTCCTCCACCCGCCGCGGCATCGACGAGCGCGCCTTCATGGAGGCCATCGAGGACGCGCGCAAGGCCGCCGAGTCCGAGCTCGGGGTCATCCTGCGCTGGTGCTTCGACATCCCCGGCGAGGCCGGCCTGGAAGCCGCAGAGGAGACCGCCCGCCTCGCCGTCGACCTGCGCCCCGAGGGCCTGGTCTCCTTCGGCCTGGGCGGCCCGGAGATCGGCGTGCCGCGCCCGCAGTTCAAGCCGTACTTCGACCGGGCCCGGGCGGCCGGCCTGCACAGCGTGCCGCACGCCGGCGAGACCACGGGCCCGGAGACCGTGTGGGACGCCATCCGCGAACTGGGCGCCGAGCGCATCGGCCACGGCACCAGCGCCGCGCAGGACCCGGAGCTGCTGGCCTACCTCGCCGAGCACCGCATCGCCCTGGAGGTCTGCCCGACCTCCAACATCGCCACCCGCGCCGTGACCGACCTCGACCGGCACCCGGTCAAGCAGATGGTGGAGGCCGGGGTGCTCGTCACCATCAACAGCGACGACCCGCCGATGTTCGGCACCGACCTCAACAACGAGTACGCGGTCGCCGCCCGCCTCCTCGGCCTCGACGAGCGCGGCCTCGCGCAGCTCGCGAAGAACGCCGTCGAGGCCTCCTTCCTGGATCCGGCCGGCAAGGCGCGGCTGACCGCGGAAATCGACGCGTACACCGCCGAATGGCTGGCCCGCTGA
- a CDS encoding DUF4190 domain-containing protein: MTDQSPEPRDPWAPPEGGAAAPGGSPQQTPGTPGAPSVHDRQTVAGMPGAHWPPPPQASGPASAPGPGPAPAAPPIPGAGYAYPAQSGYGQPGPAAAQPPGYGYPGYPPPAGYPGTPGYPPAASYPGYPGYPGPTGYHAYGPGPSNGFGVAALVLGILSVVGCVTSFLAVALGIAAVVFGVLGRGKANRGEATNGGVALAGTILGAIGIVLGAVILVIAFTGIVSDTFEETPDGGSHSNTQVRERV, encoded by the coding sequence ATGACCGACCAGAGCCCTGAGCCGAGGGACCCGTGGGCGCCGCCCGAAGGGGGTGCGGCCGCGCCGGGCGGGAGCCCGCAGCAGACCCCGGGGACCCCGGGCGCGCCGTCCGTGCACGACCGGCAGACGGTCGCGGGCATGCCCGGAGCCCACTGGCCCCCGCCGCCGCAGGCGTCCGGACCGGCCTCCGCGCCGGGGCCGGGCCCCGCGCCCGCGGCGCCGCCGATACCCGGCGCCGGGTACGCGTACCCGGCCCAGAGCGGCTACGGGCAGCCCGGCCCGGCCGCGGCCCAGCCGCCCGGGTACGGCTACCCCGGCTACCCGCCCCCCGCGGGCTACCCGGGCACGCCCGGCTACCCGCCCGCGGCCAGCTATCCCGGCTATCCCGGCTACCCCGGCCCCACCGGGTACCACGCGTACGGCCCGGGCCCCAGCAACGGGTTCGGCGTCGCCGCGCTCGTCCTCGGCATCCTCTCCGTCGTCGGCTGCGTCACCAGCTTCCTCGCCGTCGCGCTGGGCATAGCCGCGGTGGTCTTCGGCGTGCTCGGGCGGGGCAAGGCGAACCGGGGCGAGGCCACCAACGGCGGCGTCGCCCTGGCCGGCACCATCCTGGGCGCGATCGGCATCGTGCTCGGTGCCGTGATCCTGGTCATCGCGTTCACCGGGATCGTGTCGGACACCTTCGAGGAGACCCCGGACGGCGGCTCGCACTCGAACACCCAGGTGCGCGAACGGGTCTGA
- a CDS encoding TROVE domain-containing protein, with translation MARFNQRASKAATAPASPVRSTGRRAANHHGSPGFARDARSELFLLAVANFVTQDSAYESGEARDDRFRALVRKLAVKDPEWTGGLLHWLRRDGSMRTASLVGAAEYVKARLDAGATDGPSNRRVVDSVLLRADEPGEMLAYWTAAHGRNVPKPVKRGVADAVRRLYSGASLLKYDTASKGFRFGDVLNLVHASPDPAKPGQGELFRYALDRRHHPETAEAPAGDRTLAAHRELMDVPVERRRDVVTGKGGADRLAEAGMTWEALAGWLQGPMDGAAWEAVIPSMGSMALLRNLRNFDRAGVSDAVAQEVAAKISDPESVARSRQFPFRYLAAYQHAPSLRWSYPLEKALRLSLANVPQLSGRTLILVDRSGSMWSPLSARSQLNRADAAAVFGAALALRAERADLVQFGTGSKEVAYRRGESVLKVLQRFKSLGGTNTAEAVRRHYRDHDRVLIVTDEQATYAYGGDPTAQVPREVPVYTWNLAGYQVGHAPSGAANRHTFGGLTDAAFRMVSLIEGGQDADWPWAA, from the coding sequence ATGGCCCGCTTCAACCAGCGCGCGTCCAAGGCCGCGACCGCACCCGCCTCTCCCGTGCGCTCCACCGGCCGCCGCGCCGCCAACCACCACGGCAGCCCCGGCTTCGCGCGCGACGCCCGCTCCGAGCTGTTCCTGCTGGCCGTGGCCAATTTCGTCACGCAGGACAGCGCCTACGAGTCCGGCGAGGCCCGCGACGACCGCTTCCGCGCGCTGGTGCGCAAGCTCGCCGTCAAGGACCCGGAGTGGACCGGCGGCCTGCTGCACTGGCTGCGCCGCGACGGCAGCATGCGCACGGCCTCCCTCGTCGGCGCCGCCGAGTACGTCAAGGCACGCCTCGACGCGGGCGCGACGGACGGGCCCTCCAACCGGCGGGTGGTGGACTCCGTACTGCTGCGCGCCGACGAGCCCGGCGAGATGCTGGCCTACTGGACGGCCGCCCACGGGCGCAACGTGCCCAAGCCCGTCAAGCGCGGCGTCGCCGACGCCGTGCGCCGGCTCTACTCCGGTGCCTCGCTGCTGAAGTACGACACCGCGTCCAAGGGCTTCCGCTTCGGCGACGTCCTGAACCTGGTCCACGCCTCCCCCGACCCGGCCAAGCCCGGGCAGGGCGAGCTGTTCCGGTACGCCCTCGACCGCCGCCACCACCCGGAGACCGCCGAGGCGCCGGCGGGCGACCGCACCCTGGCCGCCCACCGGGAGCTGATGGACGTCCCCGTCGAGCGGCGCCGGGACGTGGTCACGGGGAAGGGCGGGGCGGACCGGCTCGCGGAGGCGGGCATGACCTGGGAGGCGCTGGCCGGCTGGCTCCAGGGGCCGATGGACGGGGCCGCCTGGGAGGCGGTCATCCCGTCCATGGGCTCAATGGCGCTCCTGCGCAACCTGCGCAACTTCGACCGGGCCGGGGTCTCGGACGCGGTGGCGCAGGAGGTCGCCGCGAAGATCAGCGATCCCGAGTCGGTCGCCCGGTCGCGGCAGTTCCCCTTCCGCTACCTGGCCGCCTACCAGCACGCGCCCTCGCTGCGCTGGTCGTACCCGCTGGAGAAGGCACTGCGGCTCTCGCTGGCCAACGTGCCGCAGCTGTCCGGGCGGACGCTGATCCTGGTCGACCGCTCCGGTTCCATGTGGTCGCCGCTGTCGGCCCGCTCGCAGCTCAACCGGGCGGACGCGGCGGCCGTGTTCGGCGCGGCGCTGGCCCTGCGGGCGGAGCGGGCGGACCTGGTCCAGTTCGGCACCGGCAGCAAGGAGGTCGCGTACCGGCGGGGCGAGTCGGTGCTCAAGGTGCTCCAGCGGTTCAAGAGCCTCGGCGGTACCAACACGGCGGAGGCCGTGCGCCGGCACTACCGGGACCACGACCGGGTCCTGATCGTCACCGACGAGCAGGCCACGTACGCGTACGGGGGTGACCCGACGGCCCAGGTCCCCCGGGAGGTCCCCGTCTACACCTGGAACCTGGCCGGGTACCAGGTGGGCCACGCGCCCTCCGGGGCGGCGAACCGGCACACCTTCGGCGGGCTCACGGACGCCGCGTTCCGGATGGTCTCCCTGATCGAGGGCGGCCAGGACGCCGACTGGCCGTGGGCGGCGTAG
- a CDS encoding NADAR family protein encodes MDKIDALIGQVSRGERVKFLPFWGHRPRPDGSLGPSCLSQWWPSPFTVGDVRYATAEHWMMAGKARLFGDPQAERAALEARTPAEAKKAGRLVRGFDDAVWERERFALVVEGSVHKFGSDPALRAYLLGTGSRVLVEASPVDRVWGVGLAPDDDRALDPARWRGLNLLGFALMEARTRLREDAS; translated from the coding sequence ATGGACAAGATCGACGCTTTGATCGGGCAGGTCAGCCGAGGTGAGCGGGTGAAGTTCCTGCCCTTCTGGGGCCACCGGCCGCGGCCGGACGGCAGCCTGGGGCCGAGCTGCCTGAGCCAGTGGTGGCCCTCCCCCTTCACTGTGGGTGACGTCCGGTACGCCACGGCCGAGCACTGGATGATGGCCGGGAAGGCCCGCCTCTTCGGGGATCCGCAGGCCGAGCGGGCCGCGCTGGAGGCGCGTACTCCGGCCGAGGCGAAGAAGGCCGGGCGGCTGGTGCGCGGGTTCGACGACGCGGTGTGGGAGCGGGAGCGGTTCGCGCTGGTCGTGGAGGGCAGCGTGCATAAGTTCGGCTCGGATCCGGCGCTGCGGGCGTACCTGCTGGGGACGGGGTCGCGGGTGCTGGTGGAAGCGAGCCCGGTGGACCGCGTCTGGGGCGTGGGCCTGGCTCCCGACGACGACCGGGCCCTGGACCCGGCCCGCTGGCGTGGCCTGAACCTGCTGGGTTTCGCGCTGATGGAGGCCCGTACCCGGCTGCGTGAGGACGCCTCCTGA